In Aegilops tauschii subsp. strangulata cultivar AL8/78 chromosome 3, Aet v6.0, whole genome shotgun sequence, one genomic interval encodes:
- the LOC109773094 gene encoding transcription initiation factor IIB-like, whose translation MGDAPNAMRYCPDCRRAVAVALDRASGDTVCALCARVLGQRYVDQSSEWRTFLNQVGGVDGRSVGGAGDHSPAQAGVTVAYPDADDAHSKAAGNAQTHAGEGASLAPLPRMRGAVGAGTSRGGGAPRMRGAVGPVPDRALAESFHGIDDMAARLELEAAVKNRARDVLRKLENTRAFPKGGKSRNRQALYAACLHMACRAEGTPRTFKELASVTGDSATAGVKDIGRLVKVMKGHLRDEDGGQAGGQMMMIGAVARPGDYMRRFGSLLGMEDKEVGAALEAATRLEKNLDVRHNPDSIAAAVMYMAIERAGIGRSVRDVSTATGVSEGTIREIYYKDLYQHANMLFGQ comes from the coding sequence ATGGGCGACGCCCCGAACGCCATGCGCTACTGCCCGGACTGCCGCCGCGCCGTCGCGGTGGCCCTCGACCGCGCCTCCGGCGACACCGTCTGCGCCCTGTGCGCGCGCGTCCTCGGCCAGCGCTACGTCGACCAGTCCTCCGAGTGGCGCACCTTCCTCAACCAGGTCGGGGGCGTCGACGGCCGCAGCGTCGGCGGCGCGGGCGACCATTCCCCCGCCCAGGCCGGCGTCACCGTCGCCTACCCCGACGCAGACGACGCGCATTCCAAGGCGGCAGGCAACGCCCAGACGCACGCTGGGGAGGGCGCCTCCTTGGCACCACTGCCGAGGATGCGCGGCGCGGTCGGCGCCGGCACttcgcggggcggcggcgcgccgAGGATGCGCGGCGCGGTGGGGCCGGTGCCCGACAGGGCGCTCGCCGAGTCCTTCCACGGCATCGACGACATGGCGGCGCGGCTGGAGCTGGAGGCGGCCGTCAAGAACCGCGCCAGGGACGTGCTCAGGAAGCTGGAGAACACGAGGGCGTTCCCCAAGGGCGGCAAGTCCCGGAACCGGCAGGCGCTCTACGCGGCCTGCCTCCACATGGCGTGCCGCGCCGAGGGCACGCCGCGGACGTTCAAGGAGCTGGCGTCCGTGACGGGCGACAGCGCCACGGCGGGGGTCAAGGACATCGGGAGGCTCGTCAAGGTCATGAAGGGCCACCTCAGGGACGAGGACGGCGGGCAGGCGGGAGGGCAGATGATGATGATCGGCGCCGTCGCGCGGCCGGGCGACTACATGCGCCGCTTCGGCTCGCTGCTCGGGATGGAGGACAAGGAGGTGGGCGCCGCGCTGGAGGCGGCGACGAGGCTGGAGAAGAACCTGGACGTGAGGCACAACCCCGactccatcgccgccgccgtcatGTACATGGCCATCGAGCGCGCCGGCATCGGGAGATCCGTCCGCGACGTGTCCACGGCCACCGGCGTCAGCGAGGGGACCATCAGGGAGATTTACTACAAGGACCTCTACCAGCACGCCAACATGCTGTTCGGCCAGTAA